One segment of Peromyscus leucopus breed LL Stock chromosome 5, UCI_PerLeu_2.1, whole genome shotgun sequence DNA contains the following:
- the Rtbdn gene encoding LOW QUALITY PROTEIN: retbindin (The sequence of the model RefSeq protein was modified relative to this genomic sequence to represent the inferred CDS: substituted 1 base at 1 genomic stop codon) yields MAHKGHFQPSSLDWALRLILAWIFSVACGGSHPLQTRFWGHPGLAANVGTSQLHLAGYPPSSVPQPSLRIQDPGSQTSPLPEPCCTSDIEGPEASNPGILLESCGAPSPECEFFLGHLQRALRNRFHGLLLGVHRVQPLCPELCRIWFTTCEADFTCGPTWLQPSGKRGCEASCRTYGQTFANAEDLCRTVLGHALPVAAPGSRHCLNVSISSPRARRPRAWISKAAGSGSGSGDGDSPEXINGPTLA; encoded by the exons ATGGCCCACAAAGGCCACTTTCAACCCAGCAGCCTGGACTGGGCCCTGCGACTGATCCTGGCATGGATCTTCTCGGTGGCCTGTGGAGGGAGCCACCCTCTGCAAACTAGATTCTGGGGACACCCTGGGCTGGCAGCCAATGTGGGCACAAGCCAGCTGCACCTAGCAG GGTACCCTCCATCCTCGGTTCCACAGCCTTCCCTGAGGATCCAAGATCCTGGTTCACAGACATCACCCCTGCCAGAACCTTGTTGTACCTCAGATATAGAAGGACCAGAGGCATCAAACCCAGGGATCCTTCTAGAAAGCTGCGGTGCACCGAGCCCGGA ATGTGAATTCTTCCTGGGACACCTTCAACGTGCCCTCCGCAATCGCTTCCACGGGCTGCTGCTTGGAGTACACCGAGTGCAGCCTCTCTGCCCGGAGCTCTGCCGGATTTG GTTCACCACCTGCGAAGCAGATTTCACCTGTGGCCCGACTTGGCTGCAGCCCTCTGGGAAGAGAGGCTGTGAAGCCAGCTGCCGAACCTACGGGCAG ACCTTCGCCAATGCAGAAGACCTGTGTCGCACGGTTCTGGGCCACGCACTGCCCGTGGCAGCTCCTGGCTCACGTCACTGTCTCAatgtctccatctcctctccacgCGCCCGCCGCCCTCGCGCCTGGATCTCGAAGGCTGcaggcagcggcagcggcagcggcgacGGCGACAGCCCTGAGTAGAT AAATGGCCCAACTCTCGCTTAG